The sequence ttttttctgcaGCATCCTTAGCTGCTCTCCCCTAATATCATCATTTTCTGACTTGAGCGTTGGAGAGACTAAGCCGGAACACCCTCCCGACACTCCTTCTAACGATATTTTTCGTGATTTCAAGTTTAGTGTCAATTCGAAGCATGCGTCTAGACTAACGTCGCCTGCTGGAATCAGACCCTAAATTTTCAGTTATTATCAATATATTTTCGGAAATAGTCAAAAATTACAAGTTAGTTTCAAAAGTAAACATTCACAACTTAAttgatcaaaattcaaaaataaacatttacaaCTTCAttgatcaaaattcaaaattaaacaagTGTATGAGAAATAATGTTTTCCGTAAATTACATTaagatatttatatttcaaaaaattatcgataaaatttaatttttttatttctcgtgtaaaaaaaaatttggcctCAATTAGTGTACATTTACATGTGGTGGAACCCACTAGTCACGGGCCAAACAAACATATAATGCCTCTACAAAGTTTGATGGATGCAACTATGCATAGTGGGAACAggaaatatttgattttctctttatttattattttatttatttaatttatgaatttatcatAAAATGAGAAAAACACTTTATATacggaatttttttaaaaaaatatatatatactttatatATTGATCTTAGGTACGTCTGTAGCTCTCATGAACTGAAGCTAAAAAAAGATTAGAAAtaggaaaagaagaagaaaaaagttCTATTGCAGAAGATTAACGCTCACGAGTGAACAAATGAAGTATTATAAGATCACTTTTCTTtccatttttcattttcataatgataaGGTAAGCTTTCAAGCCGTAGCTTGCTAGTTCCAAGAATTTCGTTATTTCGATTTTACGAGTCTTTGGGAACAAGATAGAGACGTCTTAGTAGAACGAATCGGCATGCtttttctaaaatcaaaatgcaaaaaaaattacaaactaTCTAACATGTATTTCTtctaaataatttgatttatatatttttttatggattccaaattagataaatattaattttttttaatgattatatCAGTTCAATTGCACGGccgaataatttcaaattgaCCTAGTCCATGTATGATTGGAGTCGGAATTTACGACTTTGCAtttaaatatgttaattaatgCCATTGAAATTTTTTCATCTGCTTGTCTTACCAAATTAACtaaaacattatatttttcatggtcTTCGAAGTTTAACTCGACTCAATATAGGAAATtacttttgaaaaaatattcaattaattaattattaaatcatacttaaattttttacacattatcattttaaattacGGAGAgtgtctcacgagtcaattttgtgacgGATATCTCATTCAACatgatccatgaaaaaatattattttttatgcaaaaattATTACTCGTCGTTTTAAATATGTACCGAGTCAACTCGTCTCACGGATACCGTTTCATAAGAGATTTACtcttaaagtttaaattttacgactcttataaattataattaatcttataatttaaaataatatatatttttaaaaaaaatttaaaataaaaaaaaaaactttaccaTACGACTTctaaaaaaatcttatttaaaaagtaaaattattttagtagTATTCAACAATTGTGGCTGTCTTTATCATCTTGGGGCAAATTCAATATCAGCGTCGTTCCTTGCAAGTTGAGGTTCACATGCATGCACAAAGTTAAATTTGGTAAAATGACCCTTCTAGAGGGAAAAAAAAGCCAAAACGAAAGtctaatttatattaattttttaaaaaatttgtttataaaataataGGATAACCTATATAAATTTATGctccataaaataatatctttaatttcattatttaacatttttttgtcGACCCAAACTTGGTCCCCGAGCATGATTTAATGattcatataattaatttatataatagtAATTTTCTCCGAAAGGCTAACACAATGTTTTGATGGGATCCATGTCATtggatttataatttaataaatttgtaaaatttattaaatataacaattttcttgaaatttgaatATCTCGTAAAGTGGAAATTACTTGAGCACATGGTTGATTGATCATCAGAGCGTGCTTCTTCCAATTATATATATCGTTGACATCGAGTAATAAATCTCCTATTCTAGTTCGAGAGAGATTTTATTCTTTTGCCGACTTCTCATCTTTGGTATATCGATATGTGTCACATCTTGCGATCGAGCAGGTGCAAGCACGATTATATAGTAGGTTTTTATTTCAATCACTTCGTATCTattttggttttataaaaattgatGCAGCTAAAATAAATGGGTCGCGTAGACTGCAAAGGCGAGATCTGACTGGTTAGTAAACTGGTCCACTTGGTCAGTATATGAGCTCACATGGCTAGTAAACGGATCCACGTAGACAATATACAGTTAATTTGTGGGGCGTCACCTGCGTCACGAACACTCGTTAAGTGGGCGTCGGGAGGGTTCCCGACGTAGACATTCCGACGATCAAGTCAGTAAGCAGTACAAAGAAAACTCAGAGAACTAAAGAACTTTTATAAAAATGAGAGCATACCTTGAATTCTCCGGAAACTcctctatttatagatttttaagaGTGTCTAATGGGCTTGGGCTTCTGcaaacataatcaatattttgGACCTCAATAGTGCTAAACCCAGTTGATTTTATCAACCCAACAAATAATTAGTCTTATACTCATAAAAAATGATTAACACAAATTGTTATGAGAGTACATTGTAACTTATtataaagtatttttaaatttatttcctAACCGATATGAGACAAGGATGCTACAATCATCCCTCATTCAGAATTCGATGTCTTTATCGCGGTCTGACCTTCGCGCTCGATCCACCAACATCGAGAATCTAAGGGTGACTGTTACAATTTTCATACAgtgatatattaatataataaagagTGTCTTATAAACTCAATATGTTACACCACCCAATAGGCAAGCCTTTTGGAATGAAACATCTGTTGAGTTTATAACTTGAGATCGGTGCTCTCTTTAAGAGTCGGAGTAATAAAAAGGACGACTTAGAAAAGGGTTGCCATCAGAAAAGGTGAGTGACGCCGTCTAGAGTAGGTCGCCACGGACGTCGACTTCTCGAGGAGTCGACAATATTACAATTGTCACACATTGATAAATTAAACTAATAAAGAATAGTTTATAAACCTAAGAAGGTTATACCACCCAATAGGCAAGCCTTTTGATTGAAATCCGTATAAAGTGGGCCACCACAAACGTCGGTTGCTCAAGAAGTCTGCAATGTTACAATTGTCCTACattgataaattaaattaataaatagtgACTTATGAACTCAAGATGTTACACCACCCAATTGACAAGCATTTTTGGATGATAATCATCTTTGGTTTATAACCTAACAGTGACTTCTACATGTTTAAAAGATGACTATAGTAGATTTAGCACTTTATTCTGTATGTTCGAGAGACGATGACTTCCACCAATGAAACACTTTGCCCCTAACACTTATTTCCATGTGTTCTTGATGGTGATCATCtttttgatatcattctgtCACGCCTCGGACCTGAGCCTACGCAATCGCAACTGCACAATGAACTCATATAGCAACTACCACTACAAGAATAtctgcatacaacaacacacatacgacaacggtttttcacaaaaaccgttgtcgtatgctttttaacaacgattttatcgaaaaccgttgtcttttggggggtcaaagacaacggttggtgggacaaagacaacggtttttgtgatcaaagacaacggttctattgAACCGTtttctttgagcgttttttttgagtcaacgacaacggttctatgaactgttgtcgattagcgtgtttttttggacaaacaacaacggttttggaaaacgttgcaatatttagcgatggttaattcaaaaaccgtcgctacgtttaaattcgcgacggttttaatataaccgtcgctaattttaccgttgtttttttgacaaacaacaacggttttggaaaacgttgcaatatttagcgacggttatttcaaaaccgtcgctcattttagcaacggtttgtaaaaaccgtcgctaattttaaattcgcgacggttttaacataactgtcgctaattttagcgtggtttttttgacaaacaacaacggttttggaaaacgttgcaatatatagcgacggttatctcaaaaaccgtcgctactgtagcgacagttttgtcaaaaccgtcgctacgtttaaattagcgacagttttgaaataaccgtcgctaaatttagcgacattgttttaaaaccgtcgttaattttagcgacagtttaaatccaaaccgttgccaaaaaaaaatatgcgacggtttattatataccgtcgccaatagcgacggtttaaccaaaacccgtcgcaaactgtctataaatatcttaattttcgttccattttcctccacaacacttcacaacacttaaaatttttctcttttacatcattttattacttcacacaacacttaaaatttttttcaccacttcataacacttaaaattttttctcttacaccatttcatcacttcacacaacaattaaaatttttttatcttacacaattttatcactttcacacaacacttaaaatttttttatcttacacaattttatcactttcacacaacacgtaaaatttttctaaccactttataacacttaaaatttttctcttttacacgattttactacatcacaacacttaaaatttttttcttttacacgattttagtttggattattagtttcttttagatttattaaattattaaaagtattttttttatttttcgaaacaaattagcgacggaactcttgaaagatgaccgtcgctaaaattagcgacgatcgTGATTactaccgtcgctaattttaaattagcgacggtttatataaccgtcgctgaattaactagcgacggtttatttaaccgtcgctaatttaaaattagcgacgggtagaaANATAGAGTTTTTTTCTTAGTTTACAATATATAGTTATCTTATGGGTTGGGAAGTATTCCATAAAAATCCCAAAAGATACATTTTATAAACAAAGAAGAGATAAAATTTGAGTGGTACAGTCCTACAATAACAATAAAATGTTAATGGAGTCATATTTGTACCAGACTCAAATCCCATCCACCATAGATATTGTGAgaggaaaatatttgttttttttttctccacaAATCGGTTGTGGTTTTTGGAGAACCTCAATTTctttagaaatgaaaaataaataaatctcgAGAATATTCGGCCACTAATAGAATCAAAAGAAACATTAACTTCGTTTCTAAAACAACTTTGGATTATGATGCATGTTGAAAACCAAAACTCGTGTTTTTTTCTTACTACCTTAAAGCATGTACGTTGTACGTGAGTAACGAACGTGACTACATTATGAATTATTGTAATTTTTGCAAATGAATAGAGAAACATAATTTATTTCACACCTTATTCAATAACAATATTGTTATATAgtttaaatatcattttaaacaaATATGATTTGTTCAATCATTTTATTGTTTGATTTTCAACTCATTCAGCTTTTTTTTTGTGCCCTTCTTCGATTAAATTCGACATTTCTTCTATTATCATTGATTTCTACAGTTTCTTTGTCAGATTCAGATTCGATATCCATTATTCTCTTTGATACTTGAGTCTGCTTTTTTATGTCTATCGTCTTCTTGTTTATCTTAATTATTCATTCTTCGGGTCTTCGTCTATTTTATTTCCTCTTGGATTTTTTTAAGAGCCATTCGGTTTTTCCATAGCTTCCGCCACCATTGATTTGtctattttgaaaagaaaattgtgtGGTTTCCTATCCTTCCTTAGTTCTCTAaagttattttcatatttaaacaTATGTTTTTCATGTAAATGAATAGGTTAAGTTTTGCTATTATACTTCAATTGTTATAATTGGGAAGaaacttaaataaatgttttaccGATATTATAAACCTGTTTAATCTTTTCTAAAGATtcaaaaaaaatgtcaaaacacGATCACCTTTGTAATATCCTTTCCCTTtaccaaattatatatttttttaattctttaattgaTTGATTCATTTTAGGATTGTAAATGTGGACTTTCATGCTTATTGTTACTAAATGTTttacttaatatttttttaaatcccctCTTAAATTCTAGGttagttaattatttttaagcaCTTAATgccataattatattttttaaaaaaattaaatttgttgatAAATGTTTAATCtttcattttgatttttcttttaataagtGAAGGACAAAAAATAATAAGTCAATAGAAAATTCACTTCCTaagaaataaaatcatatattccACCTTCGAATTTTTTGCTATTAATGAAAATGTGGATCATATGCATTGTTTTCCAATTAtgagaagaaaaaattatgaCCTCCCAAGCTACCCAGTACAAATCAAAATGCATCGCAAggatatttatataaaattttagatcATCTCCGACCCATAACTCTATTTTAGTACAACTTCTACATCAAAATAGTGTAATTTCGACACCAAAATAGAATATACATCCTCAATATATTTGTTTCATATCTTATTCTTAAAAGAACATTCTtggaatattatttttattttattcacattaattatcatgattatttaatattcttaataatataaacataattaaaattttaatttgatatattttctaATTATATTGGGAATAAATGTCATTCTAATAATACACTCCACcttccaatttttttattaaaatttattttccgaatattattaattaatatcatGTCCGTTTTAATggatcatattttttaaaaatttatttcatttcatattGTTCTCGACATATGTTATACTTATTATCATTTGTTGTATATCAtaagattaaaatattttattttcaactcCAAATTTTTTTACGTCTATTATCACACGTATTTCATGCTAATTTCTATAAAAATATGGATGCAGGATGaacattatttttcaatttcgaAAAGTAGAAATCCATGTAAACCAAAGACGCTAATCCATGCTTAGTTTTCTATAAATGAAGACAAAAGTCTAAATTAGTGGACTTAGGCAATAGATTAACCGACAAAAGGACCAAATTGTATTTCCCTTactccaaaaatataaaaactatGTAAAAGATATCAACCCACTCTCACGACTCGAGTCTGGgtccgcgcctgcgtgactgcacagtGGGTCCTTATAGCAACTATTTcatattcgtcctcgctttacgtacgaaaatgattaacctaagttgctatagaagtccattgtaaacccattataaactcattttaaatctttaattttaccACGTGAGACATGAGGTATCACACCCACTGACCCGATTATCTAACAATTTGCCAAACTAAATATATAGTTTTCACTTGTTTAAACAATATTGAAGACATGAATGCTTAATACGGATTTATATcttcacaaatattatatatgatcATTGTATATATCAAAGTGGCGACATACATgatacatacacatatatacaaTAACACACAAATTTAATAACAAGATCATTCGGGGACTATTTTGTAGCGTGGAAGGCCGATTTTGGTCCCCAATGTCTTAAAATCCAACTCCCTGTCTGCTTGAAAATCTGCATAAGTGAATAACCTGTAGTTCGAGCTATCAATCAACGCATCTTCGGTCGGAAAGACGAAATACCCGATCGAAATCCTGTCTTTTTCCTTGTTTACCTTCACTCTGTGCTTCACACTCACATACTTGTCGTTACTCATTGCCTAAAACATACAAAAACATACTTATATATTagtaaaatacatatatatatagtagcTGGCCAAGAATCTAATTACCAATGGTAGGAATTATAACTTAATCTAAAACTAGGAAATTTTTTTGAAGGGTTTTAAGTTGTGTTTCtagaaaaaatgatttttttgaaaGGTGTATATAAGTTTATTTGAAAGAATTTATAGTACTCTTTCCCTGTTGAGAAACTCATGCTTACGAGTCGCGACGGAGCAAAAACTATGTTGTCCAAACCTGCATAAGGTCTCCTATATTGACAACAAGAGCGCCCGGACTAGGTTTTACGTCGAGCCATTTACTCCCCTTGCAAACTTGAAGCCCTCCTACTTGATCTTGATGCAGTATCGAAAGAACCGAGCTGTCCGTGTGTTCGCCAATTCCCCACCTCAGCTCCGACGACAGTGGACACCAGGGATATCGATACACACGTAAAAGTCCCGAGGCCAATGACAAATAGGACTTCGATTTTGTTGAAGAAAACTTGAGGTCCTCAGTCATGGTTTTGAATATTTCCTCTGCCACCAAAGACTGCTGGTTCCCATATTCCTCTAATAAAGCCCTTTAAGCACcatacaaaaaagaaaaatcataccTTTTTTTAGAGAGAAATTAATGTTGAACAAACCAACTTATGCTCCTGAGATTTATATATTATGGCACCTACTATCTATACATACATGCTCACACATGGATAAAAAGTTGTGATTCGTACCGTcgaattaacatgaaatattatataaacatgtaaacggtggatttgaagtttaatgttttctatttctaaacaataaaaatatattttaatatatttgaaattcataaatttGTAATTCATCAATCTAAACATAACTTAAACGACTTACAATAACCATACACGAAATTCATTCAGATTTTCACCAGACGTGATTTTTTATTCTATTATTTCaatttgagtaggtcttttgtgagacgatctcacgaatctttatctgtgaaatgtgtcaaccctaccgatattcacaataaaaagtaatactcttagcataaaaaataatactttttcatggatgacccaaataagatatccgtctcacaaaatacgaccagtgagaccgtctcacacaagtttttgtctttcaaTTTATATAATgtagaataaaaatatgtgctttatcttttaaaatttagaGTTTATAATTTCAGCtctacatgttttttttaaaaaaaattgtgatataCGTTTATCATGCACAATTGAATTTCGAACACGTCTCGTACTCAAAACTTGAAACTTTGATATCAGATGAATTATAAATAATTCACCCTTGAATTGTTTTCCCATGTCTAATAAGGGACAAAAATTTATGACAACAAAGAAAGGCCTTGAGCTTATTCCGAGAATCTTTTATGGCCTCTGACTCACTAAAATGTATAAAGCGAATCGAGACGATTTAACTAACTACAGAAAATCGGCCCCCTCTTGTTTTTGGAGCTGCACTTAATTGGAcagcaaattaaattttaaaaataatgtgaTTAcctaatcaattattattaaatgtatTCTCAGTTAATTTAATGGATTGAAAGcttcttcttctttcccttTAAATAATAGTTTAatgttttatattaatattacattAATATGAGAGCACAGTGCGAACCATCAGCACAAGAAAGTGATTCAACTTTTTTCCTA comes from Primulina huaijiensis isolate GDHJ02 chromosome 17, ASM1229523v2, whole genome shotgun sequence and encodes:
- the LOC140962431 gene encoding gibberellin 2-beta-dioxygenase 8-like → MHLFQTQEASQTKQESQHRHTMTNSQNLDSYPPFVHQSHGVYHCGNPTKNLQKPESESVPDSDSLPVVDLLSSHPERISESSREWGMFRLVNHGVESKLLSKILECAAEVFSLSFESKQFVFDGPIQYFWGSPAISLAGNSQQESPCAQNLHWLEGFNVPLEKITQFKYEDPLLESFRALLEEYGNQQSLVAEEIFKTMTEDLKFSSTKSKSYLSLASGLLRVYRYPWCPLSSELRWGIGEHTDSSVLSILHQDQVGGLQVCKGSKWLDVKPSPGALVVNIGDLMQAMSNDKYVSVKHRVKVNKEKDRISIGYFVFPTEDALIDSSNYRLFTYADFQADRELDFKTLGTKIGLPRYKIVPE